A window of the Azospirillum formosense genome harbors these coding sequences:
- a CDS encoding MATE family efflux transporter: MVRRTVKMAGSATGGDTRTQATDTLIMPDQAISAPLLADRLRTHAGELLRLAAPVIVSRAGLVVMMAVDTAIVGRYSAQELAYYGLAHLPANLLVTTGVGLMMGVVAVTAHALGAGQDAECGRIWRRAIPYALLLGILFALASLAGEPFFRLTGQSADLAAGGGQVMAVLGYGMPGMMLYVATGFFLEGLKRPVPGMVAMILGNLLNALLAWMLVWGHGGFPALGAVGSAWATTAVRWGMGLGLVFYAWHMSDHARWAVRDPVRDWWSGSRKQRHLGYAAGVSLGVESGAFATLGLFAGMISPLALGAYTVGLNLTALPFMAAVGLASATAVRVGVAYGRRDPLDMALAGWTGLGVTSLILAGVGVLYRWVPEPLAAIYSADPQLITAVAPLIAFTAWVLVADGGQVVMANALRGRGDAWVPTALHFISYAVVMIPVSALLAFGLERGARGLFEGILIASVVSVTILSLRFALLSRPRPAKAGGH; this comes from the coding sequence GTGGTACGCCGCACGGTCAAGATGGCCGGTTCCGCCACCGGCGGTGACACCCGTACACAAGCGACCGACACCCTGATCATGCCCGACCAAGCGATTTCCGCCCCTCTCCTGGCCGACCGTCTGCGCACCCATGCCGGCGAATTGCTGCGGCTGGCCGCCCCGGTCATCGTCTCGCGCGCCGGGCTGGTCGTCATGATGGCGGTGGATACGGCCATCGTCGGCCGCTACAGCGCGCAGGAACTGGCCTATTACGGGCTGGCCCATCTGCCGGCCAACCTGCTGGTCACCACCGGCGTGGGCCTGATGATGGGCGTGGTGGCGGTGACCGCCCATGCCCTGGGGGCGGGGCAGGACGCGGAGTGCGGGCGCATCTGGCGCCGGGCGATCCCCTACGCGCTGCTGCTCGGCATCCTCTTCGCGCTGGCCTCGCTGGCCGGAGAGCCCTTCTTCCGCCTGACCGGCCAGTCCGCGGATCTGGCGGCGGGCGGCGGCCAGGTGATGGCGGTGCTCGGCTACGGCATGCCGGGCATGATGCTGTACGTCGCCACCGGCTTTTTCCTGGAAGGGCTGAAAAGGCCCGTGCCGGGCATGGTCGCGATGATCCTCGGCAATCTCCTGAACGCGCTGCTCGCCTGGATGCTGGTTTGGGGGCATGGCGGATTCCCGGCCCTGGGGGCGGTCGGCTCCGCCTGGGCGACCACGGCGGTGCGTTGGGGGATGGGGCTCGGCCTCGTCTTCTACGCCTGGCACATGAGCGACCACGCCCGCTGGGCGGTGCGCGACCCGGTGCGCGACTGGTGGAGCGGCAGCCGCAAGCAGCGCCATCTCGGCTACGCCGCCGGGGTCAGCCTGGGCGTGGAGAGCGGCGCCTTCGCCACGCTGGGCCTTTTCGCCGGGATGATTTCGCCGCTGGCGCTGGGCGCCTACACGGTCGGGTTGAACCTGACGGCGCTGCCCTTCATGGCGGCGGTCGGGCTGGCCTCGGCCACGGCGGTGCGGGTGGGGGTGGCCTATGGCCGGCGCGACCCGCTCGACATGGCGCTGGCCGGCTGGACCGGGCTGGGCGTCACCAGCCTGATCCTGGCCGGAGTCGGGGTGCTCTACCGCTGGGTGCCGGAGCCGCTGGCGGCGATCTACAGCGCCGACCCCCAGCTGATCACCGCGGTGGCGCCGCTGATCGCCTTCACCGCCTGGGTTCTGGTGGCGGACGGCGGGCAGGTGGTCATGGCCAACGCCCTGCGCGGGCGCGGCGACGCCTGGGTCCCCACCGCGCTGCACTTCATCTCCTACGCGGTGGTGATGATTCCGGTGTCGGCCTTGCTCGCCTTCGGGTTGGAGCGCGGCGCCCGCGGTCTTTTTGAGGGAATTTTGATCGCCAGTGTGGTATCCGTGACCATCCTTTCGCTGCGCTTCGCGCTGTTGAGCCGCCCCCGGCCCGCCAAGGCCGGAGGCCATTGA
- a CDS encoding entericidin A/B family lipoprotein: MSRAMPFPVRQIALASFVLTFAALLVGCNTIEGAGQDVQAGGRAVERAAE; this comes from the coding sequence ATGAGCCGCGCCATGCCGTTCCCCGTCCGCCAGATTGCCCTCGCCAGCTTCGTCCTGACCTTCGCCGCGCTGCTCGTCGGCTGCAACACGATCGAAGGGGCCGGGCAGGATGTCCAGGCCGGCGGACGGGCCGTCGAACGCGCCGCCGAGTGA
- a CDS encoding calcium-binding protein, whose amino-acid sequence MARFSGTNAAERYLGTDSADTVYGNGGNDSLSGGLGNDFLDGGLGNDWLGDPYAGDPGNDRMYGRQGDDQLFGGAGNDWLDGGSGNDTVKGGRGDDTLVGGTGDDWLIDTLRDDGSDVFLPGAGNDHMVSYRDGATDIFRFDVAPGGFGTDDISYFEAGVDRIEFRGFSAADLTVSTTATNTAFGFRDGSSLTVDTVGLVSGRDYVFT is encoded by the coding sequence ATGGCCAGGTTTTCGGGAACCAACGCCGCCGAACGCTATCTCGGCACCGACTCCGCCGACACGGTCTATGGCAATGGAGGGAATGATTCGCTCTCCGGAGGTCTCGGCAACGATTTTCTGGACGGCGGGCTCGGGAATGACTGGCTGGGCGATCCCTACGCCGGCGATCCGGGGAACGACCGCATGTACGGGCGCCAAGGCGACGACCAGCTGTTCGGCGGCGCCGGCAACGACTGGCTCGACGGCGGGTCGGGCAACGACACGGTGAAGGGCGGGCGCGGCGACGACACGCTGGTCGGCGGAACCGGCGACGACTGGCTGATCGACACGCTGCGCGACGACGGGTCCGATGTCTTCCTCCCCGGCGCCGGCAACGACCACATGGTCAGTTACCGGGACGGCGCGACGGACATCTTCCGCTTCGACGTGGCGCCGGGCGGCTTCGGCACCGACGACATCAGCTATTTCGAAGCGGGGGTCGACCGCATCGAGTTCCGCGGCTTCTCCGCCGCCGATCTGACCGTCTCCACCACGGCCACCAACACGGCCTTCGGCTTCCGTGACGGGTCGTCGCTGACCGTGGACACGGTGGGGCTGGTGTCCGGCCGTGACTATGTCTTCACCTGA
- a CDS encoding single-stranded DNA-binding protein, whose protein sequence is MNVWTFTGRLGADGELRSTQSGEKVLGFRVANDVGFGDRKTTQWVDCSIWGRRAEALAPHLTKGKAVVISGEVTIREFEKRDGTRGAGLSVRVAEIDFTGGREGEGGGGGGYGGGGGYESRGGGGGGGYGGGSGGGGYGGGGGGRSGGGAPPKHDDLDDEIPF, encoded by the coding sequence ATGAATGTATGGACGTTTACGGGGCGCCTCGGCGCGGATGGCGAGCTTCGCTCCACGCAGAGCGGCGAAAAGGTTCTGGGCTTCCGTGTCGCCAACGACGTGGGGTTCGGCGACCGCAAGACCACCCAGTGGGTGGACTGCTCCATCTGGGGCCGCCGCGCGGAGGCTCTGGCGCCGCACCTGACCAAGGGCAAGGCCGTGGTGATCTCCGGCGAGGTGACGATCCGCGAGTTCGAGAAGCGCGACGGCACCCGCGGCGCCGGCCTGTCGGTGCGCGTCGCCGAGATCGACTTCACCGGCGGCCGTGAAGGCGAAGGTGGCGGTGGCGGGGGTTACGGCGGCGGCGGTGGCTACGAGTCGCGTGGCGGCGGTGGTGGCGGCGGCTACGGCGGCGGCAGCGGCGGTGGTGGCTATGGCGGCGGCGGTGGCGGCCGCAGCGGCGGCGGTGCTCCGCCCAAGCACGACGACCTGGACGACGAAATCCCGTTCTGA
- the uvrA gene encoding excinuclease ABC subunit UvrA: protein MNKHISVRGAREHNLKNVDVDLPRDELIVITGLSGSGKSSLAFDTIYAEGQRRYVESLSAYARQFLELMQKPDVDSIEGLSPAISIEQKTTSKNPRSTVGTVTEIYDYMRLLWARVGIPYSPATGLPIESQTVSQMVDRILAMPEGTRLLLLAPIIRGRKGEYKKEIQDLRKRGFQRVRVDGTMHEIDEVPALNKKLKHDIDVVVDRIVVREGLGNRLADSLETALGLADGIVFVEDAESHEQTVFSQKFACPVSGFTIPEIEPRLFSFNNPFGACPACDGLGSKIYFDPMLVVPDERLSLKKGAIAPWAGSSSQYYVQTLESIAQHFGVSMDTPWEKLPEKVRQTILYGSDGAPITMTYDDGLRSYQTNKAFEGIVNNLERRYRETESAYMREELSKYQSSQPCETCKGARLKPEALAVKVHGQHISQAAEMSIADAATWFSTLNDHLRPKDKEIAYRILKEINERLGFLNAVGLEYLTLSRGSGSLSGGESQRIRLASQIGSGLTGVLYVLDEPSIGLHQRDNDRLLATLKRLRDLGNTVIVVEHDEDAIRTADYLVDMGPGAGQHGGTVIAQGTPAEVQANPDSVTAQFLNGTRFVPVPDQRRPGHKGQFLEVKGARANNLQNVSARIPMGTFTCVTGVSGGGKSTLIIETLYKAVARKLMGAREHPAEHDELLGLENLDKVIDIDQSPIGRTPRSNPATYTGAFTPIRDWFAGLPEAKARGYGPGRFSFNVKGGRCEACQGDGVIKIEMHFLPDVYVTCDVCHGKRYNRETLEVTYRDKTIADVLDMTVEEGKEFFKAVPGIRDKLETLERVGLGYIHIGQPATTLSGGEAQRVKLSKELSRRATGRTLYILDEPTTGLHFADVEKLMEVLHALVDQGNTVLVIEHNLEVIKTADWIIDLGPEGGTGGGEIVAEGTPEDVVKVKRSYTGQYLAPYLKAKPKSRKRA from the coding sequence ATGAACAAGCACATCAGTGTCCGCGGCGCGCGGGAGCACAACCTCAAGAACGTCGATGTCGATCTGCCTCGGGACGAGCTGATCGTCATCACCGGCTTGTCGGGATCGGGCAAGTCATCCCTGGCGTTCGACACGATCTACGCGGAAGGCCAGCGGCGCTACGTCGAGAGCCTGTCCGCCTACGCGCGCCAGTTCCTGGAACTGATGCAGAAGCCGGACGTCGATTCGATCGAGGGGCTGTCGCCGGCCATCTCGATCGAGCAGAAGACGACCTCGAAGAACCCGCGCTCCACCGTCGGCACGGTGACGGAGATCTACGACTACATGCGCCTGCTGTGGGCGCGGGTCGGCATCCCCTACTCCCCGGCCACCGGCCTGCCCATCGAAAGCCAGACGGTCAGCCAGATGGTCGACCGCATCCTGGCGATGCCGGAGGGCACGCGCCTGCTGCTGCTTGCACCGATCATCCGGGGCCGCAAGGGCGAGTACAAGAAGGAGATCCAGGACCTCCGCAAGCGCGGCTTCCAGCGCGTGCGCGTCGACGGCACGATGCATGAGATCGACGAGGTTCCGGCGCTCAACAAGAAGCTGAAGCACGACATCGATGTGGTGGTGGACCGCATCGTCGTCCGTGAAGGGCTGGGCAACCGGCTCGCCGATTCGCTGGAGACAGCGCTCGGCCTCGCCGACGGGATCGTCTTCGTCGAGGACGCCGAGTCGCACGAGCAGACCGTCTTCTCGCAGAAATTCGCCTGCCCGGTGTCCGGATTCACGATCCCGGAGATCGAGCCGCGGCTGTTCTCCTTCAACAACCCGTTCGGCGCCTGCCCGGCCTGCGACGGGCTGGGCAGCAAGATCTACTTCGATCCCATGCTGGTCGTCCCGGACGAGCGGCTGTCGCTGAAGAAGGGCGCCATCGCCCCCTGGGCGGGTTCCTCCTCCCAGTATTACGTGCAGACGCTGGAGAGCATCGCCCAGCATTTCGGCGTCTCCATGGACACGCCCTGGGAGAAGCTGCCGGAGAAGGTCCGCCAGACCATCCTCTACGGCTCCGACGGCGCTCCGATCACGATGACCTACGACGACGGGCTGCGCAGCTACCAGACGAACAAGGCCTTCGAGGGCATCGTCAACAACCTGGAGCGCCGCTACCGCGAGACGGAAAGCGCCTACATGCGGGAGGAGCTGTCCAAGTATCAGTCCTCCCAGCCCTGCGAGACCTGCAAGGGCGCCCGCCTGAAGCCGGAGGCGCTGGCCGTCAAGGTCCACGGCCAGCACATCTCCCAGGCGGCGGAGATGTCCATCGCCGACGCGGCGACCTGGTTCAGCACGCTGAACGACCATCTGCGCCCGAAGGACAAGGAGATCGCCTACCGAATCCTCAAGGAGATTAACGAGCGGCTGGGCTTCCTCAACGCGGTGGGGCTGGAATACCTGACGCTCAGCCGCGGCTCGGGATCGCTGTCCGGCGGCGAGAGCCAGCGCATCCGGCTGGCCTCGCAGATCGGGTCCGGCCTGACCGGCGTCCTCTACGTGCTGGACGAGCCGTCGATCGGCCTGCACCAGCGCGACAACGACCGGCTGCTGGCGACGCTGAAGCGCCTGCGCGACCTCGGCAACACCGTGATCGTGGTCGAGCATGACGAGGACGCCATCCGCACCGCCGACTATCTGGTGGACATGGGTCCCGGCGCCGGCCAGCACGGCGGCACCGTGATCGCCCAGGGCACCCCGGCGGAGGTCCAGGCCAATCCCGACAGCGTCACCGCCCAGTTCCTCAACGGCACCCGCTTCGTGCCGGTGCCGGACCAGCGCCGCCCCGGCCACAAGGGCCAGTTCCTGGAGGTGAAGGGTGCCCGCGCCAACAACCTCCAGAACGTCTCGGCGCGCATCCCGATGGGCACCTTCACCTGCGTGACCGGCGTGTCGGGCGGCGGCAAGTCCACCCTGATCATCGAGACGCTCTACAAGGCGGTGGCGCGCAAGCTGATGGGCGCCCGCGAGCACCCGGCGGAGCATGACGAACTGCTGGGGCTGGAAAATCTCGACAAGGTCATCGACATCGACCAGTCGCCGATCGGCCGCACCCCGCGCTCCAACCCGGCGACCTACACCGGCGCCTTCACCCCGATCCGCGACTGGTTCGCCGGCCTGCCGGAGGCCAAGGCCCGCGGCTACGGCCCCGGCCGCTTCTCCTTCAACGTGAAGGGCGGACGCTGCGAGGCGTGCCAGGGCGACGGCGTCATCAAGATCGAGATGCACTTCCTGCCCGACGTCTACGTCACCTGCGACGTCTGCCACGGCAAGCGCTACAACCGCGAGACACTGGAAGTCACCTACCGCGATAAGACCATCGCCGACGTGCTCGACATGACCGTCGAGGAGGGCAAGGAGTTCTTCAAGGCGGTGCCCGGCATCCGCGACAAGCTGGAAACCCTGGAGCGGGTGGGCCTCGGCTACATCCACATCGGCCAGCCCGCCACGACCCTGTCCGGCGGCGAGGCGCAGCGCGTGAAGCTGTCCAAGGAGCTGAGCCGCCGCGCCACCGGCCGCACCCTCTACATCCTCGACGAGCCGACCACCGGCCTGCATTTCGCCGACGTCGAGAAGCTGATGGAGGTGCTCCACGCGCTGGTCGACCAGGGCAACACGGTGCTGGTGATCGAGCACAATCTGGAGGTCATCAAGACCGCCGACTGGATCATCGACCTCGGCCCCGAAGGCGGCACCGGCGGCGGAGAGATCGTCGCGGAGGGCACCCCGGAAGACGTGGTGAAGGTCAAGCGGAGTTACACCGGCCAGTATCTGGCCCCTTACCTGAAGGCGAAGCCGAAAAGCCGGAAGAGGGCATGA
- a CDS encoding SRPBCC family protein translates to MRTLFAITAALIALASPALAVEVTESATLPYPVEKVWQQIGPFCNLGTWHPAVESCTLRRKDGAQERVLALKGGGAIEERLLSSSASSHRIRYSILSSPLPVKDYAASLSAEPAGKGTRVVWKARYTSNGASDEESRKVISGIFTSGFDGLKQKLAAQ, encoded by the coding sequence ATGCGCACACTGTTCGCGATCACGGCCGCCCTGATCGCGCTGGCAAGCCCGGCTCTGGCCGTCGAGGTCACGGAATCGGCCACCTTGCCCTACCCGGTCGAGAAGGTCTGGCAGCAGATCGGCCCCTTCTGCAACCTCGGCACCTGGCACCCGGCGGTGGAAAGCTGCACCCTGCGCCGCAAGGACGGCGCGCAGGAGCGCGTTCTGGCCCTCAAGGGCGGCGGCGCGATCGAGGAGCGCCTGCTCTCCTCCTCCGCCAGCAGCCACCGCATCCGCTACTCGATCCTGTCCAGCCCGCTGCCGGTCAAGGACTACGCGGCTTCCCTGTCGGCCGAACCGGCGGGCAAGGGCACGCGCGTCGTGTGGAAGGCGCGCTACACCTCCAACGGCGCCAGCGACGAGGAATCGCGCAAGGTGATCTCCGGCATCTTCACCTCGGGCTTCGACGGGCTGAAGCAGAAGCTCGCCGCTCAGTAA
- the trmFO gene encoding methylenetetrahydrofolate--tRNA-(uracil(54)-C(5))-methyltransferase (FADH(2)-oxidizing) TrmFO: protein MVDTSLSPVHVIGGGLAGSEAAWQLAQRGVPVVLHEMRPVRPTEAHSTDQLAELVCSNSFRSDDAEYNAVGLLHEEMRRCGSLILRCADAHKVPAGGALAMDRDGFAGAVTEAITGHPLITVERGEVAGLPPEDWDSVVIATGPLTSPPLAEAIRSFTGEESLAFFDAIAPIVYLESVDLSKAWFQSRYDKPGPGGTGKDYINCAFEKDEYRAFIDALLTAEKVDFKEWEKSTPYFEGCLPIEVMAERGVDTLRYGPMKPVGLTNPHKPERRPYAVVQLRQDNALGTLYNLVGFQTKLRHAEQARVFRMIPGLENAEFARLGGLHRNTFLNSPRLLDGALRLKAQPRIRFAGQVTGCEGYVESAAVGLLAGRFAAAERLGGEPSAPPVTTALGAILGHITGGANADTYQPMNVNFGLFPPVDERIRGRDRKLAYTRRALEDLEGWLKAAPAVAV, encoded by the coding sequence ATGGTCGACACGTCCCTTTCCCCCGTTCACGTCATCGGCGGCGGCCTCGCCGGGTCCGAAGCCGCGTGGCAGCTCGCCCAGCGCGGCGTCCCCGTCGTGCTGCACGAGATGCGGCCGGTCCGCCCGACCGAGGCGCACAGCACCGACCAGCTCGCCGAGCTGGTCTGCTCCAACTCCTTCCGGTCGGACGACGCGGAGTACAACGCGGTCGGGCTGCTGCACGAGGAGATGCGGCGCTGCGGTTCGCTGATCCTGCGTTGCGCCGACGCGCACAAGGTGCCGGCGGGCGGCGCGCTGGCCATGGACCGCGACGGCTTCGCGGGCGCGGTGACCGAGGCGATCACCGGCCACCCGCTCATCACCGTGGAGCGCGGCGAGGTTGCCGGCCTGCCGCCGGAGGACTGGGACAGCGTCGTCATCGCCACCGGCCCCCTCACCTCGCCGCCCCTGGCCGAGGCGATCCGCAGCTTCACGGGCGAGGAGTCGCTGGCCTTCTTCGACGCCATCGCCCCCATCGTCTATCTGGAGAGCGTGGACCTGTCCAAGGCGTGGTTCCAGTCGCGCTACGACAAGCCCGGCCCCGGCGGCACCGGCAAGGACTACATCAACTGCGCCTTCGAGAAGGACGAATACCGCGCCTTCATCGATGCCCTGCTGACCGCCGAAAAGGTGGACTTCAAGGAGTGGGAGAAGAGCACGCCCTACTTCGAAGGCTGCCTGCCCATCGAGGTGATGGCGGAGCGCGGGGTGGACACGCTGCGCTACGGCCCGATGAAGCCGGTCGGCCTGACCAACCCGCACAAGCCGGAACGCCGCCCCTACGCGGTGGTCCAACTCCGCCAGGACAACGCGCTGGGCACGCTCTACAACCTCGTCGGCTTCCAGACCAAGCTGCGCCACGCCGAGCAGGCGCGGGTCTTCCGCATGATCCCCGGCCTGGAAAACGCGGAGTTCGCGCGGCTGGGCGGCCTGCACCGCAACACCTTCCTGAACAGCCCGCGCCTTCTGGACGGCGCGCTGCGGCTGAAGGCCCAGCCGCGCATCCGCTTCGCCGGGCAGGTGACGGGCTGCGAGGGCTATGTGGAAAGCGCCGCGGTCGGCCTGCTCGCCGGTCGCTTCGCCGCCGCCGAGCGGCTGGGTGGGGAGCCGTCCGCTCCGCCGGTCACCACCGCGCTGGGGGCGATCCTCGGCCACATCACCGGCGGCGCCAACGCCGACACCTACCAGCCGATGAACGTCAATTTCGGCCTGTTCCCGCCGGTGGACGAGCGCATCCGCGGCCGCGACCGCAAGCTGGCCTACACCCGCCGCGCGCTGGAGGACCTGGAGGGCTGGCTGAAGGCCGCACCCGCTGTCGCGGTCTGA
- a CDS encoding methyl-accepting chemotaxis protein produces the protein MVAKQVIVIVAVTIISLTVGIAALTTKSGSDIETLAYQSGEQLGHRYGEMVQARLGNAMEAGRFIATSLVGLKAAGRTDREQLSSWLKSIAEANPEFLGVWVGMEPNALDGRDAEFANKPGTDASGRFLPYWNRGSGTVALESLVGYDDPGSDGAYYQIPKRTGRAMVVEPYSYTVAGRKVLMVSMSVPIVENGRVIGVAGIDLSTDGIWSMLKTVKPFDSGSIHLISNDGVWAGHPDAERMGQPIGASDPALDAAKPAIRAGRSFEQMSVSGGQPVKQLFLPVKVAGTDTPWSLLVNLPLDKINAPVRDLRNATIIGGLVLLAALVAALLFASRSIVGLPLRRTIATLDAVVAGERGVVITDTGRTDEIGAINKALKLFQENTARMAELEEERHREEQRAAERRKRDLADVASRFEASVGGVVRNVSEQADEMRSTAQSLSAIAAQTDRQAAAVSTAAEEASQNVQTVAAATEELSCSIREINERIGRSSQMAAEAVAEVERTNSTLEGLATAAQKIGDVVNLIQGIAGQTNLLALNATIEAARAGEAGKGFAVVASEVKNLANQTAKATEDISRQIADMQTVSGTVVGVIQAVGRSIIAINETITAIAAAAEQQGAATQEISRNVQQASMGTAAVSVNIGGVTQAAGSTGSMADQALDAAGDLSREADQLRQEVERFVAMIRAA, from the coding sequence TTGGTTGCCAAGCAGGTAATCGTCATCGTGGCGGTGACGATCATTTCGCTGACGGTCGGAATTGCGGCCCTGACGACCAAGAGCGGGTCGGACATTGAAACCCTGGCGTACCAGAGCGGGGAGCAGCTTGGCCACCGCTACGGCGAGATGGTGCAAGCCCGGCTGGGGAACGCGATGGAGGCCGGCCGCTTCATCGCGACCTCACTGGTCGGCCTGAAGGCCGCGGGCCGCACCGACCGGGAGCAGCTCTCTTCCTGGCTCAAGAGCATCGCCGAGGCCAACCCGGAGTTCCTCGGCGTCTGGGTGGGGATGGAGCCCAACGCCCTGGACGGCCGTGACGCGGAGTTCGCCAACAAGCCGGGCACCGACGCGTCCGGTCGGTTCCTTCCCTACTGGAACCGCGGGTCGGGAACGGTCGCGCTGGAGTCCCTCGTCGGCTATGACGATCCGGGTTCCGACGGCGCCTATTATCAGATCCCGAAGCGCACCGGACGCGCCATGGTGGTGGAGCCCTACAGCTACACGGTCGCCGGCCGGAAGGTGCTGATGGTGTCCATGTCCGTCCCGATCGTCGAGAACGGCCGGGTCATCGGAGTGGCCGGCATCGATCTGTCCACCGACGGCATCTGGTCCATGCTGAAAACGGTGAAGCCCTTCGACAGCGGGTCCATCCACCTGATTTCCAACGACGGCGTCTGGGCCGGTCATCCCGACGCCGAGCGGATGGGGCAACCGATCGGCGCGTCGGACCCGGCGCTCGACGCCGCCAAACCGGCCATCCGCGCGGGGCGGAGTTTCGAGCAGATGTCGGTCTCCGGGGGGCAGCCCGTGAAGCAGCTGTTCCTGCCGGTGAAGGTCGCGGGAACGGACACGCCCTGGTCCCTGCTGGTCAACCTGCCGCTCGACAAGATCAACGCCCCGGTCCGGGACCTGCGCAACGCCACCATCATCGGCGGGCTGGTCCTGCTGGCGGCCCTGGTGGCCGCGCTTCTGTTCGCCAGCCGCAGCATCGTCGGCCTGCCGTTGCGTCGCACCATCGCGACGCTGGACGCCGTGGTCGCCGGAGAGCGCGGCGTGGTCATCACCGACACCGGCCGCACCGACGAGATCGGCGCCATCAACAAGGCCCTGAAGCTCTTCCAGGAGAACACCGCCCGCATGGCGGAACTTGAGGAGGAACGCCACCGCGAAGAGCAGCGCGCCGCCGAACGCCGCAAGCGCGACCTCGCCGACGTCGCAAGCCGGTTCGAGGCGTCGGTGGGCGGGGTCGTGCGCAACGTGTCGGAGCAGGCGGACGAGATGCGCAGCACCGCGCAGAGCCTGTCGGCCATCGCCGCCCAGACCGACCGTCAGGCCGCCGCCGTGTCAACCGCCGCCGAGGAAGCCAGCCAGAACGTCCAGACGGTGGCCGCCGCCACGGAGGAACTCAGCTGCTCCATCCGCGAGATCAACGAGCGGATCGGCCGCTCCTCGCAGATGGCCGCCGAGGCCGTGGCCGAGGTGGAGCGCACCAACAGCACGCTCGAAGGGCTGGCCACCGCCGCGCAGAAGATCGGCGACGTGGTGAACCTCATCCAGGGCATCGCCGGGCAAACCAACCTGCTGGCGCTCAACGCCACCATCGAGGCCGCCCGCGCCGGCGAGGCCGGCAAGGGCTTCGCCGTCGTCGCCAGCGAGGTGAAGAATCTCGCCAACCAGACGGCCAAGGCGACCGAGGATATTTCCCGGCAGATCGCCGACATGCAGACCGTCAGCGGCACGGTGGTCGGCGTGATACAGGCGGTGGGGCGGAGCATCATCGCCATCAACGAGACGATCACCGCCATCGCCGCCGCCGCGGAGCAGCAGGGCGCCGCCACCCAGGAGATCAGCCGCAACGTCCAGCAGGCGTCGATGGGCACCGCCGCCGTGTCCGTGAACATCGGCGGTGTGACCCAGGCGGCGGGGTCCACCGGCTCGATGGCCGATCAGGCGCTCGATGCCGCCGGCGATCTGTCGCGGGAGGCCGATCAGCTCCGCCAGGAGGTGGAGCGGTTCGTCGCGATGATCCGCGCCGCCTGA
- a CDS encoding phytoene/squalene synthase family protein: MAKATPDLSYCGREVRKYDNDRFLTCLFAPAERRESLFALYAFNLEIAKTREVVTEPVLGQMRLQFWRDGLDKVYEGAAVPKHAVMEPLAAAVREGGLSRALFDRLIDAREADLDDTPPANLSCLVNYAEVTGAPLVQLALEILGAKDAEAAEAGRQAGIGYALAGIARAVPFHARQHRQLLPADRMAAHGAKQGDLFELRSTPELRPVVREVAEAAREHLAKARALRRAVPRSALSALLPAVLAGLHLDALAREGDDPFAARVLMPHPLRHAKLAWAALRGRF, translated from the coding sequence ATGGCGAAGGCGACCCCCGACCTGTCCTATTGCGGACGGGAGGTGAGGAAATATGACAACGACCGTTTCCTGACGTGCCTATTCGCCCCGGCGGAGCGCCGCGAATCGCTGTTCGCCCTCTACGCCTTCAACCTGGAGATCGCCAAGACCCGCGAGGTGGTGACCGAGCCGGTGCTGGGCCAGATGCGGCTGCAATTCTGGCGCGACGGGCTGGACAAGGTCTATGAGGGTGCCGCCGTTCCCAAGCACGCGGTGATGGAGCCGCTGGCCGCCGCCGTGCGGGAGGGCGGGCTGAGCCGCGCCCTGTTCGACCGGCTGATCGACGCGCGGGAGGCCGACCTCGACGACACCCCGCCGGCCAACCTGTCCTGCCTCGTCAATTACGCCGAGGTCACCGGCGCGCCGCTCGTCCAGCTCGCGTTGGAGATCCTCGGCGCGAAGGACGCCGAGGCGGCGGAGGCCGGGCGTCAGGCCGGGATCGGCTACGCGCTGGCCGGCATCGCCCGGGCGGTGCCCTTCCACGCCCGCCAGCACCGCCAGCTTCTCCCCGCCGACCGCATGGCGGCCCACGGTGCCAAGCAAGGGGACCTGTTCGAGCTGCGCTCCACCCCCGAACTGCGCCCCGTGGTGCGCGAGGTGGCGGAGGCCGCCCGTGAACACTTGGCGAAGGCCCGCGCGCTGCGCCGCGCGGTGCCGCGCTCCGCCCTGTCGGCTCTCCTGCCGGCGGTGCTGGCCGGGCTGCATCTGGACGCGCTGGCGCGGGAGGGCGACGACCCCTTCGCCGCGCGCGTGCTGATGCCCCACCCGCTGCGCCACGCCAAGCTGGCCTGGGCGGCGCTGCGCGGGCGGTTCTGA